From Variimorphobacter saccharofermentans, one genomic window encodes:
- a CDS encoding aldo/keto reductase codes for MVYQRIGQSDLNASVVALGTWAIGGGTWWGENNDMESIRTIHAAIDQGINLIDTAPVYGFGHSEEVVGKAISDRRSKVLISTKCGLRWTDEEGSFFFSADGKNVYRNLTRRAIRDDLENSLRRLGTDYIDIYITHWQSKEPFLTPVSETMEALTELKKEGKIRAIGASNVNISHIEDYTKYGQLDLIQEKYSIIDRRVEKDLLPIAKKHSITFQAYSPLEQGLLTGKIRRDYVAVEGTTRYDQKAFKPENLPRVVDMVDSWKDLCLKYNCTPTHLAIAWLLAQGNHMNVLCGARKIEQLEDNVKGSDITLDSADIARIRENAESLKML; via the coding sequence ATGGTATATCAACGAATTGGACAATCTGATCTAAATGCATCAGTAGTAGCTCTTGGAACCTGGGCAATAGGCGGAGGTACTTGGTGGGGCGAGAATAATGATATGGAATCGATTCGAACGATTCATGCAGCTATAGATCAAGGTATTAATTTGATTGATACAGCTCCTGTGTATGGCTTTGGACATAGCGAAGAAGTAGTGGGGAAGGCGATTTCTGACCGACGAAGCAAGGTTCTTATTTCAACGAAATGCGGTTTACGATGGACGGATGAAGAAGGAAGCTTCTTTTTCAGTGCGGATGGTAAGAATGTATACAGAAATCTTACGAGAAGAGCCATTCGAGATGACCTGGAGAACAGTTTGAGACGTTTAGGTACGGACTATATTGATATATATATTACTCATTGGCAAAGTAAAGAACCTTTTTTAACACCTGTCAGTGAAACAATGGAAGCTTTAACAGAATTAAAGAAAGAAGGAAAAATCCGGGCCATCGGTGCATCTAATGTGAATATAAGCCACATTGAAGATTATACGAAATATGGTCAACTGGACTTAATCCAAGAAAAATATAGTATCATTGATCGGAGAGTTGAAAAAGATCTTCTTCCCATAGCAAAAAAACATAGTATAACTTTTCAAGCTTATTCTCCTTTGGAACAGGGACTTCTAACAGGAAAAATAAGAAGAGATTACGTAGCTGTAGAAGGTACTACCCGTTATGATCAGAAGGCTTTTAAGCCTGAAAATCTTCCGAGGGTGGTTGACATGGTAGACAGCTGGAAGGATCTTTGCTTAAAGTATAATTGCACACCAACTCATTTGGCAATTGCCTGGTTACTAGCTCAAGGCAATCATATGAATGTCTTGTGTGGTGCTAGAAAGATAGAACAATTAGAAGATAATGTAAAGGGATCAGATATTACGCTAGATTCGG
- a CDS encoding TetR/AcrR family transcriptional regulator, giving the protein MGQGSVTKERIFQVALKTFALHGFEGARMDKIAAEVGINKASLYFHFKSKEDIFRELFQDIIKKYQDKMKTIVTGFKDMPCKERLKAIYQEYLEYNLDNAEMDFWNRIYYLPPSNLREEIISITSESKKEFIADLAIIMEEGIKKKELQPMNPYHMANAFYYILTCIDLSSDLMDKEQALLEMDSCFEVLWNGIKGM; this is encoded by the coding sequence ATGGGGCAGGGATCTGTAACAAAGGAACGGATCTTTCAGGTAGCACTGAAGACCTTTGCGTTACACGGTTTTGAAGGTGCACGTATGGATAAGATAGCTGCCGAAGTCGGTATTAATAAAGCTTCTCTTTACTTTCATTTTAAAAGTAAGGAAGATATTTTTCGGGAGCTTTTTCAAGATATTATAAAGAAATACCAGGATAAGATGAAGACAATCGTTACTGGATTCAAAGATATGCCATGTAAAGAGCGTTTAAAGGCGATATATCAAGAATATCTGGAATACAATTTGGATAATGCTGAAATGGATTTCTGGAATCGGATATATTATTTGCCACCCTCCAATCTGAGAGAAGAAATTATTTCGATTACTTCAGAAAGCAAGAAAGAATTTATTGCTGATCTGGCTATTATTATGGAGGAAGGTATAAAGAAAAAGGAACTTCAGCCAATGAATCCCTATCATATGGCGAACGCATTTTACTATATTCTGACCTGTATCGATTTATCGTCAGACTTAATGGATAAGGAACAGGCTCTCTTAGAAATGGATAGCTGTTTTGAAGTTCTATGGAATGGAATAAAAGGTATGTAA
- a CDS encoding aldo/keto reductase has product MEQRVLGRSGIKVSPMGLGSWAIGGQFYMDNKIDGYGETDDRMSIAAIQTALDLGINFIDTSDSYGIGHSEQLIGEAIKGRRSEIVLATKFGYIGSEATKTLHGYNVSPDYIERACDASLKRLQTDYIDLYQLHVWEISLSEIESVIPTLEKLVSKGKIRTYGWSTDLTSGAKLFAEQQNCSAIQQQLNILEGNQEITKLCEEKGLASINRSPLAMGFLSGKFKRDTTIPKDDVRGAGHSWVGIFKDGKPNPAAYDKLTAIRDILTTGGRTLVQGSLAWIWAKSGVTIPIPGFKTVEQIKENAKAMEFGPLSQDQMMEIDKILKSMD; this is encoded by the coding sequence ATGGAACAAAGAGTTTTAGGAAGATCAGGTATTAAGGTAAGCCCTATGGGCCTGGGCAGCTGGGCTATCGGAGGTCAATTTTACATGGACAATAAAATTGATGGCTATGGTGAGACCGACGATCGCATGTCAATCGCAGCAATCCAAACCGCGCTGGATTTAGGTATCAACTTTATCGACACCTCAGATTCTTATGGCATTGGACATAGTGAACAGTTAATCGGAGAGGCTATAAAGGGTCGTAGATCTGAGATCGTTCTCGCCACCAAGTTCGGTTACATTGGTAGTGAAGCGACAAAAACCCTTCATGGTTACAACGTATCTCCGGATTATATTGAAAGAGCCTGCGATGCTTCTTTGAAACGTCTCCAGACAGATTATATTGACCTCTATCAGCTTCACGTGTGGGAAATTAGTCTCTCGGAGATTGAATCTGTAATCCCAACCCTTGAAAAACTCGTCTCCAAAGGAAAGATCAGAACTTATGGCTGGAGTACAGATTTAACAAGCGGTGCCAAATTATTTGCAGAGCAACAAAACTGTAGTGCCATTCAGCAACAGTTAAATATCCTTGAGGGTAACCAGGAAATTACGAAGTTATGTGAGGAAAAGGGACTTGCCAGTATTAATCGAAGTCCTTTAGCAATGGGATTTTTAAGCGGTAAATTTAAGAGAGACACTACGATACCTAAGGACGATGTCCGCGGAGCTGGTCATTCCTGGGTGGGGATATTCAAGGATGGTAAACCAAATCCCGCTGCTTATGATAAACTGACTGCCATCCGTGACATTTTAACTACGGGAGGAAGGACTTTAGTTCAGGGATCCCTCGCTTGGATATGGGCTAAAAGTGGTGTTACCATTCCGATTCCAGGTTTTAAAACCGTAGAGCAAATTAAAGAAAATGCCAAAGCCATGGAATTTGGTCCACTTTCTCAAGATCAGATGATGGAAATAGACAAAATATTAAAGAGTATGGATTAA
- a CDS encoding carbon-nitrogen hydrolase family protein, with protein sequence MSNTIFSVAQIKTVRMDYKQNIEKHMDYIKLAAQNDAKIIIFPELSITGYERELAREQCFINNDSRLACFQNASIEHDIMIVAGAPLLLENRLYISSFIFTPANHQMIYIKKYLHQGEEQYYFLSTQYDPDITLNNEHLSFAICYDIENDEHIQHVKNKKSNYYAASIFYSTNGIQEGLKRLQYIAKEYSMNVLMSNYVGAYYDTEAGGCSSIWSHKGDLVLSADSSSECLLVAQNCNENWKGKIIIN encoded by the coding sequence ATGAGTAATACTATTTTCTCTGTTGCACAAATTAAGACCGTCAGGATGGATTATAAGCAAAATATTGAAAAACATATGGATTATATTAAGCTGGCGGCTCAAAATGACGCAAAGATTATTATTTTTCCTGAATTATCGATCACTGGATACGAACGAGAGTTAGCAAGAGAACAATGTTTTATTAACAACGATTCCAGATTAGCTTGTTTTCAAAATGCTTCAATAGAACATGATATTATGATTGTAGCTGGTGCACCTTTGTTGTTGGAAAATCGACTATATATTTCTTCGTTTATTTTTACACCGGCCAATCATCAGATGATATATATTAAGAAGTATCTACATCAAGGAGAAGAGCAGTATTATTTCCTAAGTACACAATATGACCCGGACATAACACTTAATAATGAGCATCTGTCATTTGCGATATGTTATGATATTGAAAATGATGAACATATACAGCATGTTAAAAACAAGAAATCTAATTATTATGCTGCAAGTATCTTTTACTCTACTAATGGAATTCAAGAAGGGCTCAAACGCTTACAATATATTGCGAAGGAATATTCAATGAACGTTCTAATGTCTAATTATGTTGGAGCATACTATGATACGGAGGCTGGTGGCTGTAGCTCCATTTGGTCACATAAAGGAGACTTAGTTTTATCAGCCGATAGCTCTTCAGAATGTTTACTTGTAGCACAGAACTGTAATGAGAATTGGAAGGGAAAGATCATAATAAATTAA
- a CDS encoding nucleotidyl transferase AbiEii/AbiGii toxin family protein: protein MLNTFRRKTVGSYKDRLINKPEAFLRETFEARMHEYGFKNMERMEKFLWDLELFLQIQENFKERIVLKGGAATQFYLPIEAQRTSIDIDMIFNGSKEEIDYVLETIVSQFNENGGVFSWKEYKPRNPKTSFPLYTYYVEVPSVLTPKELRSDEKHNSTQEVKVEFIMQRGPIEYKLVNGSNIFAVNSESEYQILSLNHLFADKLTTLGPNTIGVQNDRLDEQIKQFYDIWMLSHLHFIELDINEVRNKYLERAQQECESRNIKFDIDEIRADVRIQMLRYKRADSGNDLVLKKAINDFNSLYLNAKVDFNIQVVACGAALVELMYEIILDENDWNIVDTAIEIERLLQFDGLEGKERGAKIKAIKQTIQERFGSYSCIDVKELKGKRPVRIFWAIVNKDNIDEIRKSIEEA, encoded by the coding sequence TTGTTAAATACATTTAGGAGGAAAACTGTGGGATCATATAAGGACAGATTAATCAATAAACCAGAAGCTTTTCTTCGAGAAACCTTTGAAGCCAGAATGCATGAATATGGTTTTAAAAACATGGAGAGAATGGAAAAGTTCTTATGGGATTTAGAATTATTTCTGCAAATTCAGGAGAATTTTAAAGAAAGAATAGTACTTAAGGGTGGAGCAGCGACACAGTTCTACTTGCCGATAGAAGCACAAAGAACAAGTATAGATATAGACATGATTTTTAATGGAAGTAAGGAAGAGATTGATTACGTACTTGAGACTATAGTGAGTCAATTCAATGAAAATGGCGGTGTTTTCTCATGGAAGGAATATAAACCGCGTAATCCAAAGACCTCATTTCCACTTTATACATACTATGTTGAAGTTCCATCTGTACTAACTCCAAAAGAGTTAAGAAGTGATGAAAAGCATAATTCTACTCAGGAAGTAAAAGTCGAGTTCATTATGCAAAGAGGACCTATCGAGTACAAGCTTGTTAATGGCAGTAATATATTTGCCGTAAACAGTGAGTCAGAATATCAAATATTGTCACTAAATCATTTGTTTGCGGATAAGCTTACCACACTTGGACCAAACACTATAGGCGTTCAAAATGACAGACTGGACGAGCAAATAAAACAATTTTATGATATTTGGATGTTGTCACATTTACACTTTATAGAGCTTGATATTAATGAAGTAAGGAATAAGTATTTGGAGCGTGCTCAGCAAGAGTGTGAGAGTCGGAATATAAAATTTGATATAGATGAAATAAGAGCTGATGTGAGAATTCAGATGCTTAGATATAAAAGAGCGGACAGCGGAAATGACCTAGTATTAAAGAAGGCAATAAATGATTTTAACAGCCTTTATTTGAATGCAAAGGTTGATTTTAATATTCAGGTTGTGGCTTGCGGAGCTGCGCTTGTTGAGTTAATGTATGAAATAATTCTTGATGAAAATGATTGGAATATAGTCGATACTGCAATAGAGATAGAAAGACTGTTGCAATTTGATGGTTTAGAGGGAAAAGAGCGAGGAGCGAAGATTAAAGCAATAAAACAGACGATACAAGAGAGATTTGGATCTTATTCTTGCATTGATGTAAAAGAGCTAAAAGGAAAAAGGCCAGTCAGGATATTTTGGGCTATAGTTAATAAGGATAATATAGATGAGATAAGAAAAAGCATAGAAGAAGCATGA
- a CDS encoding winged helix-turn-helix domain-containing protein produces MKKPSSLEAKYNIIKENLSNQVYIMVSDISLLFPDLKANSIYWVIYNLVKEGYLKRIRNGVYSLNEIKGKSAVYLSETAKKVGYILDSEGYDYYFSGIDIVLKFMQHIPEEYPVMLFVKKNTEEEIIRLLKENEIIAIKANTMKNLDSNYINSIMRPNVIIYITDNFSYSENNVALTEKAFIDLFYAITRNAYPMSLQELGRTYSNMIRLGAIDKQKMITMSYKRNLQFDIRYIVENQYVSEGAKEIVKYI; encoded by the coding sequence ATGAAGAAACCCTCATCACTAGAAGCTAAATACAATATAATTAAAGAAAATTTAAGTAATCAGGTATATATTATGGTGTCTGATATTTCGTTACTATTCCCGGATCTAAAAGCAAATAGTATATATTGGGTTATATATAATTTGGTAAAGGAAGGTTATTTAAAAAGAATTAGGAATGGGGTTTATTCACTTAATGAGATAAAAGGGAAATCGGCAGTATACCTCTCAGAGACAGCGAAAAAAGTTGGGTATATTTTAGATTCTGAAGGATACGATTATTATTTTTCAGGAATAGATATTGTTTTAAAATTCATGCAGCATATTCCGGAAGAATATCCAGTTATGTTATTTGTGAAAAAGAATACGGAAGAGGAAATTATACGTTTACTTAAAGAAAACGAAATAATAGCCATCAAAGCAAATACGATGAAAAACCTTGATAGCAACTATATTAATTCAATTATGAGGCCTAATGTTATTATCTATATCACCGACAATTTTAGTTATTCTGAAAATAATGTTGCATTAACTGAAAAAGCATTTATAGATTTGTTTTATGCTATAACACGAAATGCATATCCTATGTCGTTACAGGAGCTTGGAAGAACATATAGCAATATGATTCGTCTCGGAGCAATAGATAAGCAGAAGATGATCACTATGTCATATAAGAGAAATTTACAATTTGATATTAGATATATTGTTGAAAATCAATATGTATCTGAAGGTGCAAAAGAAATTGTTAAATACATTTAG
- a CDS encoding ABC transporter ATP-binding protein: protein MAGEERSVKVKIDNVRKVFNTRNGEMVALNGVSLDIKENEFITVVGPSGCGKSTLLNIIAGLDTPTSGKVFCDGKEVSGTGIERGVVFQQYALFPWLTVKKNVMFGLKLKGIKGKEAEEIAMKYIKMVQLEDFVNHYPKELSGGMKQRVAIARAYAVNPSILLMDEPFGALDAQTRTQLQQELLETWEKERKTCYFITHDVDEAIILGQKVVIMSARPGCVKEIVDIDIPHPRSQETRMEPRFLELKNYIWSKVYQEYLEVRK from the coding sequence ATGGCAGGAGAAGAGAGAAGTGTAAAAGTGAAAATAGATAATGTCCGCAAGGTGTTTAACACCAGAAATGGCGAAATGGTTGCGCTTAACGGCGTCAGCTTGGACATTAAAGAGAATGAATTTATTACTGTTGTTGGACCTTCGGGATGTGGTAAATCCACCTTATTAAATATTATAGCAGGTCTTGATACACCAACCTCCGGTAAAGTGTTCTGCGATGGAAAGGAAGTATCCGGAACCGGAATTGAACGAGGCGTGGTATTCCAACAGTATGCATTATTTCCCTGGTTGACAGTGAAGAAGAACGTAATGTTCGGATTAAAGCTGAAAGGAATTAAGGGAAAAGAAGCAGAAGAGATTGCGATGAAGTATATCAAAATGGTACAGCTTGAGGACTTTGTGAACCATTATCCCAAGGAGCTGTCCGGCGGTATGAAGCAAAGAGTTGCCATAGCAAGAGCATATGCGGTGAACCCATCCATCCTTTTGATGGACGAGCCCTTCGGTGCTTTGGACGCCCAGACCAGAACACAGCTTCAGCAGGAGCTTCTTGAGACCTGGGAAAAAGAGAGAAAGACCTGTTACTTTATTACTCATGATGTAGATGAAGCGATCATTCTGGGACAGAAGGTAGTGATTATGAGTGCAAGACCCGGATGCGTTAAGGAAATTGTGGATATTGATATTCCGCATCCACGTAGCCAGGAAACCAGAATGGAACCAAGATTTTTGGAATTAAAGAACTATATTTGGAGCAAAGTATATCAGGAATACCTGGAAGTAAGAAAGTAA
- a CDS encoding ABC transporter permease gives MKNKKKVGKIPKLAWLAMSFATAMVLWYLLSLNPQTARSFPNVVVTLKAMGTMISRGVFWTDISSSLISVIAGFGIGFILSLPVAILMAWYAPVRNIIEPWIQFIRNIPPLAYVPLIVISAGVGRKPQIIVITIATFLIMTVTIYQGVINVDHTLIKAAKVLGASDKDIFFKVIAPATLPFIITAIRLGSSTALTTLIAAESTGAVAGLGMRIRSLNNSFESAPMLLYIIIIGIIGMLVEKLVKFLEGRFTGWQEKREV, from the coding sequence ATGAAAAATAAAAAGAAGGTCGGCAAAATTCCCAAATTGGCTTGGTTAGCGATGTCATTTGCGACAGCAATGGTTTTGTGGTATCTTTTGTCACTCAATCCACAGACGGCAAGAAGCTTTCCGAATGTAGTTGTTACATTAAAGGCAATGGGAACTATGATTTCGCGAGGAGTGTTCTGGACGGATATATCAAGCAGTTTAATTTCGGTAATAGCAGGGTTTGGAATTGGCTTTATATTATCCCTACCGGTGGCAATATTAATGGCATGGTATGCACCGGTCAGAAATATCATCGAACCATGGATCCAGTTTATACGTAATATTCCGCCTCTGGCATACGTTCCTTTGATCGTTATATCAGCAGGTGTCGGACGTAAACCACAGATTATCGTTATTACCATAGCAACCTTTCTAATCATGACAGTTACTATATATCAGGGTGTTATTAATGTGGATCATACTCTGATTAAGGCAGCAAAGGTATTAGGCGCAAGCGATAAGGATATTTTCTTTAAGGTAATTGCACCTGCAACCTTACCATTTATCATTACAGCAATCAGACTGGGAAGCTCTACCGCATTAACAACACTGATCGCAGCAGAATCAACGGGAGCGGTTGCCGGTCTGGGTATGAGAATTCGATCATTGAATAACAGCTTTGAATCAGCGCCTATGTTATTATACATCATTATTATTGGTATTATCGGAATGTTGGTTGAAAAATTAGTGAAATTCTTAGAAGGTAGGTTTACAGGATGGCAGGAGAAGAGAGAAGTGTAA
- a CDS encoding aldose 1-epimerase family protein has protein sequence MNITLKSEGYQITVNTIGAELKFFQAPSGKEFIWNADPAYWMRSSPLLFPSIGNVRDNKTIINGTEYPMPKHGFCRDMEFTVVSSGKAHATFSLASNEDTLKYYPYHFELLLSYELNGNKIKVVYEVCNKSEEIMYYHIGAHPGFMCPLEVGETLEDYVLQLDQKEHISSIVYDLQKLCFQSSKAGITLEDSPLLPLSAELFDQDAIYFRHTGSHGVSLLNPVTKKGIHMAYPDFSSIAFWTPAGGNAPFLCLEPWNGAAIFDDEDDVFSHKRDIQSLKPNEAAFYKLEISLLGY, from the coding sequence ATGAATATAACATTAAAGTCCGAGGGCTATCAAATCACAGTCAATACCATAGGAGCCGAGCTAAAATTCTTCCAAGCTCCATCCGGTAAAGAATTTATCTGGAATGCAGACCCTGCTTATTGGATGCGTTCCTCACCCCTGTTATTTCCCAGTATCGGTAATGTGAGAGATAATAAAACGATTATAAATGGTACAGAGTACCCTATGCCAAAGCATGGCTTTTGCAGGGATATGGAATTTACCGTGGTATCCTCCGGTAAAGCTCATGCAACCTTTTCATTAGCATCTAATGAAGATACCTTGAAATATTATCCCTACCATTTTGAATTATTACTTTCCTATGAACTGAATGGGAATAAAATAAAGGTAGTCTATGAAGTATGTAACAAATCCGAAGAGATTATGTATTACCACATCGGAGCTCATCCGGGATTTATGTGCCCCTTAGAGGTAGGAGAAACCCTTGAGGATTATGTATTGCAATTAGATCAGAAGGAACATATCTCATCCATCGTATATGACCTCCAAAAGCTCTGCTTTCAATCATCAAAGGCTGGTATCACTTTAGAAGACAGCCCCCTTCTTCCTCTATCTGCAGAATTGTTCGATCAGGATGCCATTTATTTTCGTCATACCGGCTCACATGGTGTCAGCCTGCTTAATCCGGTAACAAAGAAGGGGATTCATATGGCTTATCCCGACTTTTCTTCCATTGCCTTTTGGACACCTGCCGGTGGTAATGCCCCATTTCTTTGCCTGGAGCCCTGGAATGGCGCAGCCATATTCGACGATGAGGATGATGTGTTCTCTCACAAGAGGGACATTCAGTCTCTTAAACCGAATGAGGCCGCATTCTATAAGCTGGAGATTTCATTACTTGGATATTGA